One genomic window of Pseudoxanthomonas sp. includes the following:
- the murF gene encoding UDP-N-acetylmuramoyl-tripeptide--D-alanyl-D-alanine ligase has protein sequence MNRLPLSLIAHLAGGELHGEDTTVEAVSNDTRALRNGSLYVALRGERFDGHDFIAAAADAGAAALLVEHAVASELPQVIVADTQLALAHIAAGLQRDRCGKVVAITGSNGKTSVKSLVLAILQRAGETYFTPGNRNNEIGLPLAVIEAPDQAEFAVYEMGAGKPGDIAYLTDIARPDVALVNNVAAAHLERLGSLMGVARTKGAIYTALPDGGVAVINADDAFAEYFAGLVPGRRVLRFGLESSAEVSARAVMTAAEGSRFTLVTPVGDVEITLALPGRHNVRNALAAAALALGCGVPLTIIADGLAAARPVAGRQVAHALARGAVLIDDSYNANPGSLEAAIATLAASTKQGWLVLGDMRELGPEGAALHAAAGARAKLAGIARLYALGELSAAAAEAFGTGAQTFDTHAALAESLAADLASIDPSANVRVLVKGSRGSAMDRIVSALLPAAPAQFPGGTAHAA, from the coding sequence GTGAACCGGCTTCCGCTCTCGCTGATCGCGCACCTGGCCGGCGGTGAATTGCATGGCGAGGACACCACGGTTGAGGCGGTGTCCAACGACACCCGCGCGCTGCGCAATGGCAGCCTGTATGTGGCGCTGCGCGGCGAGCGTTTCGACGGGCACGACTTCATCGCGGCTGCGGCCGATGCCGGCGCCGCGGCGCTGCTGGTCGAACATGCCGTCGCTTCCGAGCTGCCGCAGGTGATCGTGGCCGATACCCAGTTAGCGTTGGCCCACATCGCTGCCGGCCTGCAGCGCGACCGCTGCGGCAAGGTCGTGGCCATCACCGGCAGCAACGGCAAGACCAGCGTCAAATCGCTGGTGCTGGCGATCCTGCAGCGGGCCGGCGAAACCTACTTCACCCCCGGCAATCGCAACAACGAGATCGGCCTGCCGCTGGCCGTGATCGAAGCGCCGGACCAGGCCGAGTTCGCGGTGTACGAGATGGGCGCCGGCAAGCCGGGCGACATCGCCTACCTGACTGATATCGCGCGTCCCGATGTGGCCCTGGTCAACAACGTCGCCGCCGCGCACCTGGAACGCCTGGGCAGCCTGATGGGCGTGGCCAGGACCAAGGGCGCGATCTACACCGCGCTGCCGGATGGCGGCGTGGCTGTGATCAATGCCGACGATGCCTTCGCCGAATATTTCGCAGGCCTGGTGCCGGGCCGGCGCGTGCTGCGCTTCGGCCTGGAATCCAGTGCCGAGGTCAGCGCCCGCGCGGTGATGACCGCTGCGGAAGGCTCGCGCTTCACCCTGGTCACGCCGGTTGGCGACGTTGAAATCACCCTGGCGCTGCCGGGTCGCCACAACGTGCGCAATGCGCTGGCCGCTGCGGCGCTGGCACTGGGGTGCGGCGTGCCGTTGACCATCATTGCCGACGGCCTGGCGGCCGCGAGGCCGGTCGCAGGGCGCCAGGTCGCGCATGCGCTGGCGCGCGGCGCGGTGTTGATCGACGACAGCTACAACGCCAATCCGGGGTCGCTGGAAGCGGCGATCGCCACATTGGCCGCCTCCACCAAGCAAGGCTGGCTGGTGCTGGGCGATATGCGCGAACTCGGGCCGGAAGGCGCCGCGCTGCATGCCGCGGCTGGCGCGCGCGCCAAGCTGGCCGGCATCGCGCGCCTGTATGCCCTGGGCGAACTCAGTGCCGCCGCCGCCGAGGCGTTCGGCACCGGCGCGCAGACATTCGACACCCATGCGGCGCTGGCGGAAAGCCTGGCGGCCGACCTGGCAAGCATCGACCCGTCCGCCAACGTGCGGGTGCTGGTCAAGGGATCCCGTGGCAGCGCCATGGACCGTATCGTTTCCGCGCTGCTTCCAGCTGCGCCCGCGCAATTTCCGGGAGGCACCGCGCATGCTGCTTGA
- the mraY gene encoding phospho-N-acetylmuramoyl-pentapeptide-transferase — MLLELTRWLTQLESLFSLFNYLTLRGILAALTSLFLSLWLGPAVIRRLAQFKGGQPIRTDGPQSHFSKAGTPTMGGSMILMTVFLSVMLWGDLRNRYVWLVLAVMVAFGAIGWYDDWIKIVKRDPNGLKSRWKYLLQSIFGLAAGIFLWHTADVAAATTFYIPLFKSVALPLAGVGFIAIAYFWIVGFSNAVNLTDGLDGLAIMPTVMVACALGVFAYASGNAVFSSYLQIPQVPGAGELVIICTAIAGAGLGFLWFNTYPAMVFMGDIGALALGAVLGTIAVIVRQELVLVIMGGVFVIETLSVMIQVASFKLTGKRVFRMAPIHHHFELKGWPEPRVIVRFWIISVILVLVGLATLKVR; from the coding sequence ATGCTGCTTGAACTCACCCGCTGGCTGACCCAGCTGGAGAGCCTATTCTCTCTGTTCAACTACCTCACGCTGCGCGGCATCCTGGCGGCGCTGACGTCGTTGTTCCTGTCGCTGTGGCTTGGCCCGGCGGTGATCCGCCGCCTGGCCCAGTTCAAGGGCGGCCAGCCGATCCGCACCGATGGCCCGCAGAGCCACTTCTCCAAGGCCGGCACGCCCACGATGGGCGGTTCGATGATCCTGATGACGGTGTTCCTGTCGGTGATGCTGTGGGGCGACCTGCGCAACCGTTACGTGTGGCTGGTGCTGGCGGTGATGGTGGCGTTCGGTGCGATCGGCTGGTACGACGACTGGATCAAGATCGTCAAGCGCGACCCCAACGGCTTGAAGTCGCGCTGGAAATACCTGCTGCAGTCGATCTTCGGCCTGGCCGCCGGCATCTTCCTGTGGCACACCGCTGATGTGGCCGCCGCCACCACGTTCTACATCCCGTTGTTCAAGTCGGTGGCGCTGCCGCTGGCCGGCGTGGGCTTCATCGCGATTGCCTACTTCTGGATCGTCGGCTTCTCCAACGCGGTCAACCTGACCGATGGCCTGGATGGCCTGGCGATCATGCCGACGGTGATGGTGGCCTGCGCGCTCGGCGTGTTTGCCTATGCCTCGGGCAACGCGGTGTTCTCCAGCTACCTGCAGATCCCGCAGGTGCCGGGTGCCGGTGAGCTGGTGATCATCTGTACGGCCATTGCCGGTGCGGGCCTGGGCTTCCTGTGGTTCAACACCTATCCGGCCATGGTCTTCATGGGCGACATCGGCGCGCTGGCGCTGGGCGCGGTGCTGGGCACCATCGCGGTGATCGTGCGCCAGGAGCTGGTGCTGGTGATCATGGGCGGCGTGTTCGTCATCGAAACGCTCTCGGTGATGATCCAGGTCGCCTCGTTCAAGTTGACCGGAAAGCGCGTCTTCCGCATGGCGCCGATCCACCACCATTTCGAACTCAAGGGCTGGCCGGAACCGCGCGTGATCGTGCGTTTCTGGATCATCTCCGTGATCCTCGTGCTCGTCGGTTTGGCCACGTTGAAGGTGCGCTGA
- the ftsW gene encoding putative lipid II flippase FtsW: MNDSRKQATRLESIGGQYDFWLGSAIAALISVGIVMVASSSIAMASTPFYYLVRHILFVAMGLGLAWGLMRMELKTIEKYNQLLLLGCLVLLLVVFVPGLGVRVNGARRWLNLLVIRFQTVEAVKVLYIVWLASYLVRFRDEVNATWPAMLKPLGVAAALVVLLLLQPDFGSSTLLLAITAGMLVLGGVNLPRMFTPVLFGLVGLVALVIFEPYRMRRVTSFLDPWKDQLGSGYQLSNALMAIGRGEWTGVGLGSSVQKLNYLPEAHTDFIFSVIGEELGFVGVCAIIGLYALLVGRACYVGYRCVEMRRHFAGYIAFGIALWIGMQAFVSVGVNLGMLPTKGLTLPLISSGGSSVLMTLAAMGLLLRVSYELSRAEKQVALLRGEAVVVPTPEAKEDTKAQRPAAPQPAAPKAPARGTSRLTSRIEPTFERIG, encoded by the coding sequence ATGAACGACTCCCGCAAGCAGGCCACGCGCCTGGAATCCATCGGTGGCCAATACGACTTCTGGCTGGGCAGTGCGATTGCCGCACTGATCTCGGTCGGGATCGTGATGGTGGCCTCCAGTTCGATTGCCATGGCCAGCACGCCGTTCTATTACCTGGTCCGCCACATCCTGTTCGTGGCGATGGGGCTCGGACTGGCCTGGGGCCTGATGCGGATGGAGCTCAAGACCATCGAGAAGTACAACCAGCTGCTGCTGCTCGGCTGCCTGGTGCTGCTGCTGGTGGTGTTCGTGCCCGGCCTCGGCGTCAGGGTCAATGGCGCGCGGCGCTGGCTCAACCTGCTGGTGATCCGCTTCCAGACCGTGGAAGCGGTGAAGGTGCTCTACATCGTGTGGCTGGCCAGCTATCTGGTGCGTTTCCGCGACGAGGTCAACGCAACCTGGCCGGCGATGCTCAAGCCGCTGGGCGTGGCCGCCGCGCTGGTGGTGTTGCTGCTGCTGCAGCCGGACTTCGGTTCGTCCACGCTGTTGCTGGCGATCACCGCCGGCATGCTGGTGCTGGGCGGCGTCAACCTGCCGCGCATGTTCACCCCGGTGTTGTTCGGCCTGGTCGGTCTGGTCGCGCTGGTGATCTTCGAGCCTTACCGCATGCGCCGCGTGACCTCGTTCCTGGATCCGTGGAAGGACCAGCTGGGCTCGGGCTACCAGCTGTCCAACGCGCTGATGGCGATCGGCCGCGGCGAGTGGACCGGCGTGGGCCTGGGTTCGTCGGTGCAGAAGCTCAACTACCTGCCCGAAGCGCATACCGACTTCATCTTCTCTGTGATCGGCGAGGAACTCGGCTTCGTCGGCGTCTGCGCCATCATTGGCCTGTACGCACTGCTGGTGGGTCGCGCCTGCTATGTCGGCTATCGCTGCGTCGAGATGCGTCGCCACTTCGCCGGTTACATCGCCTTCGGCATCGCCTTGTGGATCGGCATGCAGGCGTTCGTGTCGGTGGGCGTGAACCTGGGCATGCTGCCGACCAAAGGCCTGACCCTGCCGCTGATTTCCTCCGGTGGTTCGTCGGTGCTGATGACCCTGGCGGCGATGGGCCTGCTGTTGCGCGTGTCCTATGAACTGAGCCGCGCCGAGAAGCAGGTCGCGCTGCTGCGCGGTGAGGCGGTGGTCGTTCCGACGCCCGAAGCGAAGGAAGACACCAAGGCCCAGCGCCCCGCTGCACCGCAGCCTGCCGCGCCCAAGGCGCCGGCACGCGGCACCAGCCGCCTGACCTCGCGCATCGAACCCACCTTCGAGAGGATCGGGTGA
- the murG gene encoding undecaprenyldiphospho-muramoylpentapeptide beta-N-acetylglucosaminyltransferase has product MILAGGTGGHIFPALAVAKVLRARNVPVVWLGADGQMETRLVPQHDIPLDTIAVRGLRGKGALALLGAPLRILSAVKAAAGVLRQRAPRAVISFGGYAAGPGGLAARLQGRPLLVHEQNRAPGMTNKALSKFARRVLTGFPGSFATREEAVGNPVREEIAAIAAPDQRLAGREGPLRLLVLGGSQGARALNTAVPQALAALKLPAEVRHQCGEKLRAEADAAYAQAGVSASVESFIADMAQAYAWADLVVCRAGASTLAELCAAGIGSVLVPFAAAVDDHQTKNAQYLVEHGAAVLLKQDDTLGVHLQRVLAVLSADAPRRLEMANAARRLARPDAAERIADIILEEAA; this is encoded by the coding sequence ATGATCCTCGCTGGCGGCACTGGCGGGCATATCTTCCCCGCGCTGGCCGTGGCCAAGGTGCTGCGCGCGCGCAACGTGCCGGTCGTGTGGCTGGGCGCTGACGGGCAGATGGAAACGCGGCTGGTGCCGCAGCACGACATCCCGCTGGACACCATTGCGGTCAGGGGCCTGCGCGGCAAAGGCGCGCTGGCGTTGCTGGGCGCGCCGTTGCGCATCCTGTCAGCGGTCAAGGCGGCAGCCGGCGTGCTGCGCCAACGTGCACCGCGTGCGGTGATCAGCTTCGGTGGCTATGCCGCCGGTCCCGGTGGTCTGGCCGCCAGGCTGCAGGGCCGCCCGCTGCTCGTGCACGAGCAGAACCGCGCGCCCGGCATGACCAACAAGGCGCTGTCCAAGTTCGCCAGGCGCGTGCTGACCGGCTTCCCGGGCAGCTTCGCCACACGCGAGGAAGCGGTCGGCAACCCGGTGCGCGAGGAAATCGCCGCCATCGCCGCGCCGGACCAGCGCCTGGCTGGACGCGAAGGCCCGCTGCGTCTGCTGGTGCTGGGTGGCAGCCAGGGCGCGCGCGCCTTGAACACTGCCGTGCCACAGGCGTTGGCTGCATTGAAGCTGCCGGCCGAAGTGCGCCACCAGTGCGGCGAGAAACTGCGTGCGGAGGCCGATGCGGCCTACGCACAGGCCGGCGTCAGCGCCAGCGTGGAGAGCTTCATCGCCGACATGGCACAGGCCTATGCCTGGGCCGATCTGGTGGTGTGCCGCGCCGGTGCTTCGACCCTGGCCGAACTGTGCGCCGCCGGCATCGGCAGCGTGCTGGTGCCGTTCGCCGCCGCGGTCGACGACCACCAGACCAAGAACGCGCAGTACCTGGTCGAACACGGCGCCGCGGTGCTGTTGAAGCAGGACGACACCCTGGGCGTGCATTTGCAGCGCGTCCTGGCGGTGTTGTCGGCCGATGCGCCGCGCCGCCTGGAGATGGCCAACGCCGCGCGCCGCCTGGCGCGCCCTGATGCCGCTGAGCGCATCGCAGACATTATTTTGGAGGAGGCCGCATGA